From a region of the Synechococcus sp. PCC 7335 genome:
- a CDS encoding class I SAM-dependent methyltransferase, translating into MIAHEFVTWLSVSPNSRWLDVGCGTGALTAEIVAESKPQIVYGIDPSAERINYANESLPFVKFVVGCAEDIPLNWINFDATVSGLALNLVSDPTLALSNMIRTTRHMGVVAAYCWDFGQGLQMLRYLWNSVESMDSAAMELDPVKRYPLACPKQLKALFESVDLRHIEICAIEVPTLFYDFEDYWSPFIRGPGTTQRYVQSLTEKNRLILRNRLKESLPIQSDGKIHLAAKAWAIKGICCKTREIF; encoded by the coding sequence ATGATTGCTCATGAGTTTGTCACTTGGTTATCAGTTAGTCCTAATAGCCGATGGCTGGATGTAGGATGTGGAACTGGTGCATTGACCGCAGAAATTGTTGCTGAATCTAAACCTCAGATTGTTTATGGTATCGATCCATCTGCTGAACGAATCAACTATGCAAATGAATCATTGCCCTTTGTTAAGTTTGTGGTGGGCTGTGCAGAAGATATTCCTCTTAATTGGATTAATTTCGATGCTACAGTATCCGGGTTAGCCCTTAATCTTGTATCAGACCCTACGCTAGCCTTGTCTAATATGATTAGGACGACTCGCCATATGGGTGTTGTTGCAGCATATTGCTGGGACTTTGGTCAAGGACTGCAAATGTTACGTTACCTATGGAATAGTGTTGAAAGTATGGATTCAGCTGCGATGGAGTTGGATCCTGTAAAGCGCTATCCATTGGCCTGTCCTAAGCAATTGAAAGCATTATTTGAATCAGTAGATCTTCGTCATATTGAAATATGTGCAATTGAAGTACCTACTCTATTCTATGATTTTGAGGACTATTGGTCTCCTTTTATTAGGGGACCTGGGACAACCCAACGATATGTACAAAGCTTGACGGAGAAAAATCGTCTAATACTACGCAATCGTCTTAAGGAAAGTCTTCCAATTCAATCAGATGGTAAAATCCATCTTGCTGCCAAAGCTTGGGCAATTAAAGGAATTTGCTGTAAAACCCGTGAAATTTTCTAA
- a CDS encoding IS6 family transposase: MFRCKRCGRTFNKRTATPFNFIEVPTDIIFQVLLCRVRYKLSYRDVAEFFLLRGFQFTHETVRFWDERFLPHFTEQIRKKRKGKVGKVWLIDETFIRVKGEWCYLYRGIDEDGNLVDARLSKTRDMAGTKAFFAQAIGLHDDAPEKVATDGLASYPRAIKEELGEAVEHEVRPCTANPVEQSHRRIKHRYYPTLGFGEFDAAQRFCRAVDEVGNFLRPRLRMGESVSLAERRERFVKGVKELKALFQAA, encoded by the coding sequence ATGTTTCGTTGTAAGCGGTGTGGCCGTACTTTCAACAAGCGCACGGCCACACCGTTCAATTTTATTGAAGTCCCCACCGACATTATCTTTCAGGTGTTGCTTTGCCGCGTGCGATACAAGCTCAGCTATCGCGATGTGGCCGAGTTCTTTCTGCTGCGGGGCTTCCAGTTCACTCACGAAACCGTGAGGTTTTGGGACGAACGATTTCTACCCCATTTCACCGAACAAATTAGGAAGAAACGGAAAGGCAAAGTCGGCAAAGTATGGTTGATCGACGAAACGTTCATTCGAGTAAAGGGTGAGTGGTGCTATCTCTATCGCGGCATTGATGAAGATGGCAATTTGGTCGATGCCCGCCTCAGTAAGACCCGAGATATGGCTGGAACTAAAGCCTTCTTTGCTCAAGCCATTGGGCTTCATGATGATGCGCCAGAGAAGGTGGCCACCGATGGCTTGGCTTCCTACCCTCGGGCAATTAAAGAAGAACTTGGCGAGGCAGTTGAGCATGAGGTGCGGCCTTGCACTGCTAACCCAGTTGAACAAAGTCATCGGCGAATCAAGCACCGCTATTATCCTACCCTGGGATTCGGTGAGTTCGATGCGGCACAGAGATTCTGTCGAGCGGTCGATGAAGTAGGCAATTTTTTGAGGCCGCGATTACGTATGGGAGAATCCGTGTCTTTAGCTGAGCGCAGGGAGCGGTTCGTAAAAGGCGTTAAAGAATTGAAAGCATTATTCCAGGCGGCTTAA
- a CDS encoding glyoxalase superfamily protein: MTEELIPIFRVADARETAKWYARLGFIIEGEHQFSPQFPLYLLLRRGLNALHLSEHEGDAQPDTLVYLYVNNIDEIAAEFSTEVKEQPWAREVHLSDPDGNRLRIGQLIDDTHQ; encoded by the coding sequence ATGACTGAAGAACTTATCCCCATCTTTCGCGTTGCGGATGCCCGTGAAACTGCAAAGTGGTACGCTCGGCTTGGGTTTATCATCGAAGGAGAACACCAATTTTCTCCGCAGTTCCCGTTATATTTGCTGCTTCGCCGTGGCCTAAATGCGCTTCATCTATCTGAACATGAAGGCGATGCTCAACCCGACACGCTCGTATATCTATACGTCAACAATATTGATGAGATCGCTGCCGAGTTTAGCACTGAAGTTAAGGAACAACCATGGGCACGAGAAGTGCATCTGAGCGATCCTGATGGCAATCGATTACGCATTGGACAGTTGATTGACGATACACATCAGTAG
- a CDS encoding alpha/beta fold hydrolase, which produces MLALIIVAISLLTGILYQVVSTAIDQRRYPPQGELIDIGGFRLHLNCMGQGTPTVVMDAGGCAPSIAWGLVPSEIAKFARVCIYDRAGFGWSEPNFSAARTSQQSADELHLLLSKAEIEPPYILVGHSLGGVNMRLYASQHLEDIAGLVLVDSSHENQMTSEMERRIKMTSWLYQGFRIVSQFGLLRLIGEMNLLPVLKEIKQETQNYPLAVQSLFDTFKSFCYRPDYWAAASSELANIKESLEGIRSVSSLGSLPLIVLSQGSKDSTVSAERVERWAALQLDLTNLSSCSQHVIAEDSGHLIPLDQPELIVSAVRQLTDRA; this is translated from the coding sequence ATGCTTGCTCTAATTATCGTTGCAATCTCACTGCTTACAGGAATCCTCTATCAAGTCGTGAGTACAGCCATAGATCAACGCAGATATCCTCCACAAGGCGAGCTGATAGATATCGGAGGATTCCGTCTACACCTCAACTGTATGGGACAGGGAACACCAACGGTTGTTATGGATGCAGGAGGATGTGCGCCCTCAATTGCATGGGGCTTAGTTCCTTCTGAAATTGCTAAATTTGCCCGTGTTTGCATCTATGATCGCGCAGGGTTCGGTTGGAGTGAACCAAATTTCAGCGCAGCTCGAACCAGCCAGCAGAGCGCTGATGAATTACATCTACTTCTGAGCAAAGCTGAGATTGAGCCTCCATACATTTTAGTAGGCCACTCACTGGGTGGAGTCAATATGCGGCTGTATGCGAGCCAGCATCTAGAAGATATAGCCGGATTAGTGTTAGTCGATTCTTCCCATGAAAATCAGATGACATCCGAAATGGAGCGGCGCATAAAAATGACGTCTTGGCTGTATCAGGGTTTTAGGATAGTCAGTCAATTTGGACTGCTGCGCCTAATTGGGGAAATGAATCTGCTACCCGTTCTCAAGGAGATTAAGCAAGAGACGCAAAATTACCCATTGGCAGTACAGAGCTTATTCGACACCTTTAAGTCTTTCTGCTACCGTCCTGACTATTGGGCAGCGGCATCGAGTGAACTTGCGAATATCAAAGAAAGCCTAGAGGGAATTCGATCTGTTTCGTCGCTGGGTAGCTTACCTTTGATTGTGTTGAGTCAAGGTTCCAAAGATTCAACGGTGAGTGCTGAAAGAGTAGAGAGATGGGCAGCACTTCAGTTAGATCTGACCAATTTATCATCGTGTAGCCAGCATGTTATTGCAGAAGATAGCGGGCATCTTATCCCGCTCGATCAGCCTGAGTTAATTGTCAGTGCAGTTCGACAGTTGACTGACAGGGCTTAG